The genomic segment TCATATCAAGCGCTGTTTACCAATCGGTTATCACTGTCTAATTTTGCAAAATCGGAATCAGACGATGGAAAAGAACTGACTTCGTCGGACCACAGTGCGTCGTGAACGTCGCACAGCAATCCGACGAAGGAGGATTCTCTGTTCAAGCGAACAGAGCAAGTTGTGTTTTCGTCCGACAAAAAGTCTTTTGTCCGACAAAAACAACTAGCCCGGCTAAAAGCCGGGAGAATCCGCTCCAAAGTCGCGGATTCCGGAAGAGAAAGAAGTACAAACCCAAAATCTCATGTACATGGAGAAAAAAACTGGAACAAGAACAGGCAGGAAGTCCAAAAGCAATCCGGCAGACCGCAAATACAGTTTCCGCCTGAATGCCGAAGAGAACACAAAATTTGAACAGCTGTTGGCGGAATCCGGAGCGAGAGATCTCACGCTGTTCATTAAGAAATCCATCTTCTCGGGACAGATAAAGGTGGTGAAAATCGACAAGGCGACAATGGACTACTACATCAAACTGACCGAATTCCACAGGCAGTTTCAGGCCGTCGGAAACAACTACAATCAGGTTGTCCGGACCTTGAAGAACAATTTCGGGGAAAAACGTGCGATGGCACTGCTTTACAGGTTGGAGAAACTGAGCATCGAACTGATGCTTGTCTGTAAAAAAGTCATGGTGCTAACCCAGGAATACGAGCGGAAATGGTTGCAAAAATAAGTCACGGAACAAGCCTTTACGGAGCACTTGCCTATAACTACGACAAGGTAACGGCAGGTACCGCCGAGATTCTTTCGGGCAACCGCATGATTTCCGACAGATTGGGATTGCCCAGTGAGGACATACGTCTGGCATTGCTCTCTTTTGAGAACTACCTGCTGGCAAACCGCAATACGGAGAAGCCCGTCCTGCATATCTCCCTTTCTCCGGCACCGGAAGACCGGCTGACTGATGGGCAATTGGTAGAGTTGGCGGAACGGTATATGCAGAAGATGGGCTATGGGAATCAGCCGTACATAGCCTACAAACATGCCGATACCCATAATGCCCACATTCATATCGTCAGTGTCTGTGTGGACG from the Bacteroides eggerthii genome contains:
- the mobA gene encoding conjugal transfer protein MobA, with the translated sequence MEKKTGTRTGRKSKSNPADRKYSFRLNAEENTKFEQLLAESGARDLTLFIKKSIFSGQIKVVKIDKATMDYYIKLTEFHRQFQAVGNNYNQVVRTLKNNFGEKRAMALLYRLEKLSIELMLVCKKVMVLTQEYERKWLQK